The following are encoded in a window of Desulfosporosinus sp. Sb-LF genomic DNA:
- a CDS encoding NCS1 family transporter has translation MATNLESHVAEETQIQHATGVDESLYPKTKESRTVGPIPYMFMWIGDGVNLGNMTLGASLVVAGIATLNIFQTFLAAIIAIGIISTVFALNDRLGYRTGIPYVVQLRMSFGVKGSIISSLLRGIPAIVWYGFQSWIGGTALNEIAKIITGGAFDNVVICFVVLQLVQIGLSLYGFHAIKWVESLTSVVIMLALVYVFVLLLTSHSVVIAEKWVHARGSWGLPFFGFIMMFMGNYAGIFLSAADYSRELKSGISDGKRGFLYFLPILIAYGFVLAIGAMLASATGISNPVKAFAIVVNNPYITVFVSAFIVMGAIAVNMVANIIPPTYVITLITKIKYKAAVTITGLLALGSFPWVLVQDSSAKGLGMFILIYSAFLGPIVSILLIEYYILRKQKVNVEDLYKEDGPFAGYNPAAVLAMVIGASAAFMKVELAWIIGVVVGGIAYILLTKFAFKDSKFKKGTIFER, from the coding sequence ATGGCAACAAATTTAGAAAGTCACGTTGCAGAAGAGACGCAGATCCAACATGCTACGGGTGTGGATGAATCACTATATCCAAAAACTAAAGAGAGCAGAACGGTAGGCCCGATACCCTATATGTTTATGTGGATTGGAGACGGTGTTAATTTAGGCAATATGACGCTTGGAGCTAGTTTAGTTGTAGCGGGAATCGCAACGCTAAACATCTTTCAGACGTTTCTCGCAGCTATCATAGCAATTGGTATCATTTCAACTGTTTTTGCTTTAAATGACAGGCTAGGATACAGAACGGGAATACCCTATGTTGTGCAGCTCAGAATGTCCTTCGGGGTGAAAGGCTCTATCATATCATCACTTTTGCGCGGTATCCCCGCCATCGTTTGGTACGGTTTTCAAAGTTGGATTGGCGGTACTGCCCTAAATGAAATTGCCAAGATCATTACGGGCGGCGCCTTTGATAATGTTGTCATTTGTTTTGTAGTGCTTCAGCTGGTGCAAATTGGGCTTTCGTTGTACGGCTTCCATGCTATTAAATGGGTGGAATCGCTTACATCTGTTGTTATTATGCTAGCGCTTGTCTATGTATTTGTCCTTCTTCTAACATCCCATAGCGTTGTTATTGCAGAAAAATGGGTTCATGCAAGAGGCTCATGGGGCTTGCCGTTCTTTGGATTTATAATGATGTTTATGGGAAATTATGCTGGTATCTTTTTAAGCGCAGCGGACTATTCAAGAGAGCTAAAATCTGGTATTAGCGACGGAAAACGCGGATTTTTGTACTTTTTGCCTATTTTAATTGCGTACGGTTTTGTACTCGCAATTGGCGCAATGCTTGCTTCCGCAACTGGTATTTCTAATCCTGTGAAGGCGTTTGCTATCGTAGTAAATAACCCTTATATTACAGTCTTTGTGTCCGCATTTATTGTTATGGGTGCGATTGCAGTAAACATGGTTGCCAATATTATTCCGCCGACCTATGTTATTACTTTGATTACAAAAATAAAATATAAAGCTGCTGTTACCATAACTGGACTACTTGCGTTAGGCTCATTCCCTTGGGTGCTTGTACAAGATTCTTCGGCGAAGGGTCTAGGTATGTTCATACTAATATATTCAGCATTTTTAGGTCCGATTGTTTCAATATTATTGATCGAGTATTATATTTTAAGAAAGCAAAAAGTAAATGTTGAAGATTTGTACAAAGAAGACGGTCCTTTTGCAGGATATAATCCAGCCGCGGTTCTTGCAATGGTTATCGGAGCTAGTGCGGCCTTTATGAAAGTGGAGTTGGCATGGATTATTGGAGTTGTTGTGGGAGGTATTGCCTATATCCTTCTGACGAAGTTTGCGTTTAAAGATTCAAAATTTAAAAAGGGTACGATATTTGAGAGATAA
- the allB gene encoding allantoinase AllB — MSKRYDLIIRNGILVRPEGVKKADIAVCDEKIVEIAEDISGDAKETIDASGKYVFPGTTDGHVHFNDPGRTEWETITTGSSALAAGGGIAYFDMPLNCSPCTLDAKNFNAKLAVAQKDSLVDYGFWGGFTPKNLDKFEELAECGVIGFKAFSCNSGIDEFERADDFTTLVGMEKLAKLGLPLMVHCENAEITKDLTAIALSNNKTTVRDYFEARPPITEIENVSRMISFAEETGCKLIIAHISTAKAVELVTQARSRGIDVSCETIGHYLILTDDDVERMGTVAKCSPPIRNAENQTKMWAKLLNGEIAFVSSDHSPCDPKLKDGEFLKVWGGISACQTTLPAMLTHAYHDRKIALEDIAKLTSQTVNEIFRIQGKGKIAVGYDGDFALIDLDKKFTLQAEDLFYKHKVSPYVGNSFRGIVKQTILRGTTVFKDGKIVSKPIGKHLRPNL, encoded by the coding sequence ATGAGCAAGCGGTATGATTTAATCATTCGAAACGGGATTCTTGTTCGTCCGGAGGGCGTGAAAAAAGCAGATATTGCTGTTTGTGATGAAAAAATTGTAGAAATAGCGGAAGACATATCAGGCGATGCAAAAGAAACAATTGACGCCTCAGGAAAGTATGTATTTCCCGGCACGACGGATGGGCATGTGCATTTCAATGACCCGGGAAGAACAGAGTGGGAAACAATCACAACCGGAAGCAGTGCTCTGGCAGCAGGTGGCGGCATTGCGTACTTTGATATGCCGCTTAATTGCAGTCCATGTACGCTTGACGCCAAAAACTTTAATGCAAAGCTTGCTGTGGCGCAGAAGGACTCTTTGGTTGATTATGGATTTTGGGGCGGGTTTACTCCCAAAAATTTAGATAAATTTGAAGAGCTTGCGGAGTGCGGCGTAATAGGGTTTAAAGCGTTTTCGTGCAATAGCGGTATTGACGAATTTGAAAGAGCGGACGATTTTACAACCTTAGTGGGCATGGAAAAGTTAGCAAAGCTTGGATTGCCGCTTATGGTGCATTGTGAAAATGCTGAAATCACAAAAGATTTGACGGCGATTGCGCTTTCCAATAACAAGACAACAGTACGGGATTATTTTGAAGCGCGCCCTCCAATTACGGAAATAGAAAATGTCTCGCGCATGATTTCATTTGCAGAGGAGACAGGCTGTAAATTAATCATTGCTCATATTAGTACAGCGAAAGCGGTCGAGCTTGTTACACAAGCAAGAAGCAGAGGCATTGACGTCAGTTGTGAAACGATTGGTCATTATTTAATTCTTACCGATGACGATGTAGAACGGATGGGAACCGTGGCTAAATGCTCGCCTCCCATTCGCAATGCTGAAAATCAAACAAAGATGTGGGCAAAACTGTTAAATGGCGAGATAGCCTTCGTTTCCTCCGACCATTCGCCTTGCGACCCGAAGCTGAAAGACGGGGAATTCCTGAAAGTTTGGGGTGGAATCTCAGCCTGCCAAACAACGCTTCCGGCTATGCTTACCCATGCCTACCATGATAGAAAGATTGCACTCGAAGATATTGCAAAATTGACTTCGCAAACTGTTAACGAGATATTTAGAATTCAGGGGAAGGGAAAAATTGCTGTTGGCTACGATGGAGACTTTGCACTGATAGACTTGGATAAGAAATTTACCTTACAGGCGGAGGATCTTTTTTATAAGCACAAAGTGAGCCCTTATGTTGGTAATAGCTTCCGTGGAATAGTGAAACAAACAATTCTCAGGGGAACCACTGTTTTCAAAGATGGAAAGATTGTATCAAAGCCTATTGGCAAACATCTAAGACCTAATTTGTAA
- the allB gene encoding allantoinase AllB: MFNLVIKNGKVVTSDRIFEASICVNDGRIAAIVEAGSLVEAEEVIDAKGNYVFPGAIDSHAHLNDPGYCWREDYTHGTAAAGVGGFTTIVDMPLQNEPALTDTKIFDTKAEVVSSNAYVDYCFWGGLVDYNLDKLNELDQKGCVAFKSFIGPVSPDYVSLTIGQAKEALEILKESGARAGFHCEDYSIIKWEEARAKRKEKNDWQDFLNSRPLIAELIATQNILDLARELDAKVHICHVSHPKVAKIIREAQLEGVDVTAETCGHYLTFTDKDVIKNGSLFKCAPPLREATAVEELWEYVNNGTLCCVGSDHSPCELSEKSEEKHGIFGAWGGISGIQNVMQVVFSEGVDKRGYNPTLLARSLSEGPAKTFGIYGKKGAIEVGFDADLVILDPEKEWEITPDSLYYLNKISAFVGLKGKGLPVCTLVRGQVVAKDGQLVGQKGFGELVKKSK; this comes from the coding sequence GTGTTTAATCTAGTGATTAAAAATGGCAAGGTTGTAACCTCAGACAGGATTTTTGAAGCAAGCATTTGTGTGAATGATGGGAGAATCGCTGCAATTGTTGAAGCTGGAAGTCTGGTAGAAGCAGAAGAAGTCATTGATGCCAAAGGAAATTATGTATTTCCAGGAGCAATTGACAGCCATGCCCATTTAAATGATCCTGGGTACTGCTGGAGAGAGGACTATACACATGGTACTGCAGCCGCAGGGGTTGGAGGTTTTACGACAATCGTTGATATGCCTCTTCAGAATGAACCTGCATTGACAGACACTAAGATTTTCGATACGAAGGCGGAAGTTGTTTCTTCAAACGCTTATGTAGACTATTGTTTTTGGGGCGGTCTGGTAGACTACAATTTGGATAAATTGAATGAATTAGATCAAAAAGGATGCGTTGCATTCAAATCCTTTATTGGACCTGTTTCTCCAGATTATGTGTCTTTAACGATCGGACAGGCTAAAGAAGCTTTGGAAATTTTAAAAGAATCTGGTGCCCGTGCAGGTTTCCACTGCGAAGATTATTCCATTATCAAATGGGAAGAAGCAAGAGCAAAGAGAAAAGAAAAGAATGATTGGCAGGATTTCCTGAATTCGAGACCGCTTATTGCAGAATTAATTGCAACACAAAATATACTTGACCTAGCAAGGGAACTGGATGCCAAAGTTCATATCTGCCATGTAAGCCACCCCAAAGTAGCCAAAATTATCAGAGAGGCCCAATTAGAAGGTGTCGATGTAACCGCTGAAACATGTGGTCACTACCTTACTTTTACCGATAAAGATGTAATCAAGAATGGAAGTCTGTTCAAATGCGCACCTCCCTTAAGAGAAGCCACTGCAGTCGAAGAATTGTGGGAGTATGTCAACAATGGAACCTTATGCTGTGTTGGTTCAGACCACTCGCCGTGTGAATTAAGTGAAAAGAGCGAAGAAAAGCATGGTATCTTTGGTGCTTGGGGTGGTATTAGTGGAATCCAAAACGTTATGCAGGTTGTATTCAGTGAGGGTGTCGATAAGAGAGGCTATAATCCTACATTACTGGCAAGATCATTAAGCGAAGGTCCAGCTAAAACTTTTGGAATCTATGGTAAAAAGGGTGCTATCGAGGTTGGATTTGATGCAGACCTTGTTATTCTCGATCCAGAAAAGGAATGGGAAATCACCCCTGATTCTTTATATTACTTGAATAAAATTTCAGCCTTTGTGGGCCTAAAGGGTAAAGGTCTCCCCGTATGCACCTTAGTAAGGGGTCAAGTTGTAGCGAAAGATGGTCAATTAGTAGGCCAAAAGGGCTTTGGAGAGCTTGTAAAAAAATCTAAATAA
- a CDS encoding Zn-dependent hydrolase, which yields MINKKRLFNRLMELGEIGKQESGGITRLAFTPEDRAAKNLVASFMKEAGLSVREDAVGNIIGRMEGRNPEAPVILTGSHVDSVYNGGIFDGALGIIGGIEVLQTMREQGIKTEHPIEVCAFNDEEGARFSYSMMGSRGMIGSLKPEDLELKDKEGISIANTMKAQGLDPALIRCAAPTKGSIKAFIELHIEQGKVLEKNNHSVGIVTGIVNELWLKCTFKGEAGHAGATPMTMRHDALVAAAEFIQTVEREAKKTGTTVATVGKMDVLPGGINIIPGTVEFTLDLRDLDQEVSDQVEDRIFKEAKRICRERSLEMQTEVLQRIPPAPCSEEFQLAAKDAFNKLGLEPFYLPSGAGHDAMQLVNICPIGMIFIRSKDGISHNPAEWSSPQDCADGANVLYHTLLSLAGF from the coding sequence GTGATTAACAAAAAACGACTATTTAACCGCCTTATGGAGTTAGGGGAAATAGGTAAACAGGAATCTGGAGGTATCACCCGGTTAGCCTTCACCCCAGAAGATCGCGCAGCAAAAAATCTCGTCGCTTCCTTTATGAAAGAAGCAGGTTTAAGTGTACGGGAAGACGCGGTCGGCAATATTATTGGGCGCATGGAAGGTCGTAATCCAGAAGCCCCAGTGATACTCACTGGTTCACATGTTGATTCTGTGTATAACGGGGGAATCTTCGATGGCGCTTTAGGTATAATCGGGGGAATTGAGGTTCTCCAAACCATGCGGGAACAGGGTATTAAGACCGAACATCCTATTGAAGTTTGTGCATTTAATGATGAAGAAGGTGCCCGTTTTAGTTACAGTATGATGGGTAGTAGGGGGATGATTGGAAGTCTAAAACCGGAAGATTTAGAACTCAAGGATAAAGAGGGTATCTCGATTGCAAATACCATGAAAGCGCAAGGTTTAGATCCGGCTCTTATTCGATGCGCTGCTCCCACTAAGGGAAGTATAAAAGCTTTTATTGAGCTGCATATCGAACAAGGCAAAGTGCTGGAGAAAAATAATCATTCAGTAGGTATTGTCACCGGTATTGTCAACGAATTATGGCTTAAATGCACCTTCAAAGGTGAGGCAGGGCATGCGGGTGCTACACCGATGACGATGCGACATGATGCTTTAGTTGCAGCCGCCGAATTTATTCAAACGGTTGAAAGGGAAGCTAAAAAAACTGGTACGACCGTTGCAACCGTGGGGAAAATGGATGTTTTACCCGGCGGAATTAATATAATCCCGGGCACGGTAGAGTTTACACTTGATCTAAGAGACCTTGACCAAGAAGTCAGTGATCAGGTAGAGGATCGTATTTTTAAAGAAGCGAAACGAATTTGCCGTGAACGTAGTTTGGAAATGCAAACTGAAGTCTTGCAGCGCATACCGCCTGCACCCTGTTCTGAAGAGTTCCAATTAGCCGCAAAAGATGCTTTTAATAAATTAGGACTTGAGCCGTTTTATCTTCCTAGCGGGGCTGGGCATGACGCGATGCAACTCGTCAATATCTGTCCGATCGGTATGATCTTTATAAGATCGAAAGATGGAATCAGTCATAATCCGGCTGAATGGAGTTCGCCGCAGGATTGTGCTGATGGAGCTAATGTTCTCTACCATACGCTATTAAGTTTAGCAGGCTTTTGA
- a CDS encoding pyrimidine/purine nucleoside phosphorylase encodes MDQFEKVTIVTKANIYYDGKVTSRTVLFEDGEKKTLGIMLPGEYEFATSNKEIMEITQGNLEVKLPGENEWHTFTGGESFEVAADSKFNLIVNETTDYCCSYIERKIKYSSAE; translated from the coding sequence ATGGATCAATTTGAAAAGGTAACTATAGTTACGAAAGCCAATATCTATTATGATGGAAAAGTGACCAGCAGAACTGTTCTGTTTGAAGATGGTGAAAAGAAAACATTAGGTATTATGCTACCTGGGGAATACGAATTTGCTACCTCAAATAAAGAAATTATGGAAATTACACAAGGAAATCTTGAAGTGAAATTACCTGGTGAAAATGAATGGCACACCTTCACAGGTGGAGAATCATTCGAGGTAGCAGCAGATTCTAAATTTAATCTGATTGTGAACGAAACTACTGATTATTGCTGTTCATATATTGAGCGAAAGATTAAATATTCCTCTGCTGAATGA
- a CDS encoding ATP-binding protein has product MPATRYYRIEDWESIEEWKSFIDMKIELKELKAERLNLQRMVNDRTNELKQEVDKRELKELEEQRLGLQRIVDDRERELKHEAEKIELKELKAERHSLQGMIDDRTKELNHEVEKRKRIELEVAKLERLNVIGQLAAGLGHEVRNPMTTIRGFLQMLQNKTDLLTYKSYFDLMIEELDRTNSIISDFLSLAKNKQTELKRQSLNNLLANLFPLLLADAYTQGKNCIFEPGDQADVDIDTNEITQLVLNFARNGLESMSKDGCLTIKTFMEGQNRVVSFKDEGMGINPEHISKLGTPFFTTKESGTGLGLSMCYSIADRHRAQIEVETGSDGTTFLVRFPQPESVIYS; this is encoded by the coding sequence ATGCCAGCAACAAGATACTATAGAATTGAAGACTGGGAAAGCATAGAGGAATGGAAAAGCTTTATAGACATGAAAATAGAATTAAAAGAGTTGAAGGCAGAACGGCTTAACCTTCAAAGAATGGTTAATGATAGAACGAACGAACTAAAGCAAGAGGTTGATAAGAGAGAATTGAAAGAGTTGGAGGAACAACGGCTTGGGCTCCAAAGAATAGTTGACGATAGAGAAAGAGAGCTGAAGCATGAGGCTGAGAAAATAGAATTAAAAGAGTTGAAGGCAGAACGGCATAGCCTTCAAGGAATGATTGATGATAGAACAAAGGAGCTGAACCACGAGGTTGAGAAAAGGAAACGTATTGAGCTTGAAGTAGCTAAACTAGAACGGCTTAACGTCATTGGACAATTGGCAGCTGGTCTTGGACACGAAGTTCGAAATCCAATGACTACAATAAGAGGCTTTCTCCAAATGCTTCAGAATAAAACCGATTTGCTTACATACAAGAGTTATTTCGACCTGATGATAGAGGAACTTGATAGAACCAATTCGATAATTAGCGATTTTTTATCACTAGCCAAGAATAAACAGACTGAGTTGAAACGACAAAGCTTGAACAATTTGTTAGCTAACCTATTTCCCTTACTTCTAGCAGATGCCTATACCCAAGGTAAGAACTGTATCTTTGAACCAGGAGATCAAGCCGATGTGGATATTGACACAAATGAAATTACTCAACTGGTGTTAAACTTTGCCCGTAACGGTCTAGAGTCAATGTCCAAAGATGGGTGTCTTACGATTAAAACATTTATGGAAGGTCAGAACAGAGTTGTCAGTTTTAAAGATGAAGGGATGGGTATTAATCCAGAGCATATATCCAAACTTGGGACTCCATTTTTTACCACTAAAGAAAGTGGCACGGGTTTGGGTTTGTCAATGTGTTACAGCATTGCTGACAGACATCGTGCGCAAATAGAAGTTGAGACTGGTTCAGACGGAACTACCTTTTTAGTCCGATTCCCGCAACCGGAGAGTGTTATCTATTCATAG
- a CDS encoding recombinase family protein: protein MNMGAYGYVRISRDEDGSKESITSQMDTIKDFAKDQRIELIDVIEDNDISGYSYNRPGIKTIIELVDSGELTILVVKDLSRIGRHNAKTLLFMEELEDKGVKIHLSSGNMDENFRGIQTWFNELYVKDISKKTKAALRTKQKNGEVNVTHFGYMKDPADKTKCIIDEEAAETVRLLFRLYAEGNGLNKIAKYMNEHHLETPAIRKESLYGYGWIKEWDFKHLWYSDTVKRILKDDVYIGTVRRGVTKRNKINGKKIIKVAPEEQIVHEGLIPAIIEKAEFEAVNAMFIKRVDNGVRAKSKSIYKYTGLLKCGECGKNLVTIGSVSKSGRKLFYVCTTYNKYGKAYCSRHILSHDDIEIVIFKELEALYKSGLLKLDNLDKSLEQRQQSNKDNIKVIDRLQTAIHAKKGEIKNYSRQLAKGLINEELFLEMTGESSDELEKLERQLVEAESVQELRDNEKEKVASALNILKETFDKKELTHADLALLIDKIVVYERNGEGLDIEVVWNTPFMEVSEQCVG from the coding sequence ATGAATATGGGCGCTTATGGTTATGTGCGAATCTCAAGGGATGAGGATGGTAGCAAGGAAAGCATAACAAGCCAAATGGACACAATTAAGGATTTCGCTAAAGACCAGAGAATTGAACTAATTGATGTTATTGAAGACAACGACATTAGCGGGTACTCCTATAATAGACCAGGGATTAAAACTATTATCGAATTAGTGGATAGCGGTGAACTTACTATATTAGTAGTCAAAGATTTATCAAGAATTGGCAGGCATAATGCCAAAACCCTTCTCTTTATGGAAGAGCTTGAGGACAAAGGAGTTAAGATTCATTTATCAAGCGGAAACATGGATGAAAACTTTCGAGGAATCCAGACATGGTTTAATGAGCTTTATGTGAAGGATATCAGCAAGAAAACGAAAGCTGCTCTGAGAACTAAACAGAAAAATGGAGAGGTTAATGTCACGCATTTCGGATATATGAAAGATCCTGCTGATAAAACTAAATGTATCATTGATGAAGAAGCCGCCGAAACAGTGCGGCTTCTTTTTCGCCTATATGCCGAAGGAAATGGACTTAACAAAATCGCCAAATACATGAATGAGCATCATTTAGAAACACCAGCTATTAGGAAAGAAAGTTTATATGGATATGGATGGATAAAGGAGTGGGATTTTAAACATCTTTGGTATAGTGACACGGTTAAGCGGATTCTGAAGGATGATGTGTATATAGGGACAGTCCGAAGGGGGGTAACTAAAAGAAACAAAATTAATGGTAAGAAAATCATAAAGGTTGCACCTGAAGAGCAAATTGTGCACGAAGGGCTCATTCCAGCAATTATTGAAAAAGCTGAATTTGAAGCTGTCAACGCCATGTTTATTAAAAGGGTAGACAACGGGGTAAGGGCTAAAAGCAAATCAATTTATAAGTATACTGGTCTTTTAAAGTGTGGAGAGTGCGGGAAAAACCTTGTTACTATTGGCTCAGTAAGCAAGAGTGGTAGAAAACTGTTTTATGTTTGTACTACCTATAATAAATACGGCAAAGCATACTGTTCAAGGCATATCTTGAGTCATGATGATATTGAAATTGTTATTTTTAAGGAGCTTGAAGCTCTTTACAAAAGTGGACTTCTTAAACTAGATAATCTCGACAAGAGCCTTGAGCAGAGACAGCAATCTAACAAGGATAATATAAAGGTCATCGATAGGTTACAAACTGCAATTCACGCCAAAAAAGGTGAGATAAAGAATTATTCGAGGCAGCTTGCGAAGGGATTAATCAACGAAGAATTGTTCCTTGAAATGACTGGGGAATCTAGCGACGAGCTTGAGAAACTGGAACGTCAGTTGGTTGAAGCAGAAAGCGTACAGGAACTCAGGGATAACGAGAAAGAAAAGGTAGCAAGTGCACTAAATATCTTGAAGGAGACTTTCGATAAAAAGGAGCTTACCCACGCGGATTTGGCTTTGCTAATTGACAAGATTGTAGTATATGAGCGAAATGGCGAGGGCTTAGATATTGAGGTAGTGTGGAATACGCCTTTTATGGAGGTAAGTGAGCAATGCGTTGGCTGA
- a CDS encoding N-acetylmuramoyl-L-alanine amidase encodes MIYPIIMNLIPGLPKEAYDTGHYVGVVAHATANNGDSADGERNYESTTWQNAFVHFFVDDQKIEQVADTAYLCYGAGHTANHMGYAQVELCQTTDAAKFLKAYAMYTWLLAKLLYNRKLLVVDGVTLMSHAQVSAKWKESNHTDPIDYLASHGKTWANLVADVTGQYNAMQEEDSVLNVAVLLFTKDDYWAGADVAAKNGNCAIFVRLADHSVPVDAAKAKQLIVVGGPTTKHPNEVLLTGNDKYGTAAAVAKYLG; translated from the coding sequence TTGATCTACCCAATTATTATGAATCTTATTCCTGGGCTACCAAAGGAAGCATACGACACAGGGCACTATGTTGGTGTAGTCGCTCACGCTACCGCGAACAACGGTGACTCTGCCGACGGAGAACGAAACTATGAGTCTACCACATGGCAGAACGCGTTCGTCCACTTTTTCGTTGATGATCAGAAAATAGAACAAGTAGCAGACACAGCCTACCTCTGTTATGGGGCTGGGCATACCGCAAACCATATGGGGTACGCGCAGGTGGAATTGTGCCAAACAACCGATGCTGCCAAATTCCTCAAGGCTTACGCCATGTACACTTGGTTACTGGCGAAGTTGCTATATAATAGGAAGCTTTTAGTTGTGGACGGGGTAACGCTTATGTCCCATGCTCAGGTTTCAGCCAAGTGGAAGGAAAGCAACCATACTGACCCAATCGACTATCTGGCGAGCCACGGAAAAACATGGGCCAACCTAGTGGCCGATGTGACCGGGCAATATAACGCGATGCAGGAGGAAGACAGCGTGTTAAATGTAGCAGTATTATTGTTTACCAAGGATGATTACTGGGCTGGGGCAGATGTAGCTGCTAAAAATGGTAATTGTGCCATTTTCGTCAGACTAGCAGATCATTCAGTTCCAGTCGATGCCGCGAAGGCCAAACAGTTAATTGTTGTCGGCGGGCCTACGACCAAACATCCAAACGAAGTGTTGTTGACGGGTAATGACAAATATGGAACCGCAGCAGCTGTAGCCAAATACCTGGGATAA
- a CDS encoding PhoH family protein, translating into MPLPENNLLFGFEPKLTVEQREYVNAIFEYQLVMVNAKAGTGKTTLAVACAKLLKKPLTYIFNPVQESSMGFRPGTQADKESIYHQPLIDALLEINENPAQAIYDEEAMVQEALRRKVSVKRASEGAWCYPKSPLFLRGTNLKDMTIIIDECQNFTVQELRKILTRVHDSCKVICVGHSGQIDIPVSKSGFEPYMEHFKEQPYCKIVSLTKNFRGELANWADTIG; encoded by the coding sequence ATGCCACTACCTGAAAACAACCTACTGTTTGGGTTTGAGCCGAAGCTAACGGTGGAGCAGCGCGAGTACGTCAACGCCATATTTGAATATCAACTTGTTATGGTCAACGCCAAAGCCGGAACAGGAAAAACCACTCTCGCGGTCGCCTGTGCAAAGCTCCTTAAAAAACCTTTAACTTATATTTTTAACCCAGTCCAGGAGTCCTCAATGGGGTTCCGGCCTGGAACGCAAGCCGATAAAGAGAGCATCTATCATCAGCCACTCATAGACGCGCTCTTGGAAATCAATGAGAACCCAGCCCAGGCTATCTATGACGAGGAGGCTATGGTACAAGAAGCCCTCCGTAGGAAGGTAAGTGTTAAACGCGCGAGCGAAGGAGCCTGGTGCTATCCCAAAAGTCCACTGTTCCTCCGAGGGACAAACCTCAAGGACATGACTATCATCATCGACGAGTGCCAGAACTTTACTGTCCAGGAGCTCAGAAAAATCTTAACAAGGGTCCACGACTCCTGCAAGGTTATTTGCGTCGGTCACTCAGGGCAGATTGACATTCCTGTGTCAAAAAGTGGATTTGAGCCATATATGGAGCACTTCAAAGAGCAGCCCTACTGCAAGATCGTTTCCTTGACGAAAAACTTTCGGGGTGAGCTTGCAAACTGGGCCGACACTATTGGTTAA
- a CDS encoding NlpC/P60 family protein, with the protein MRVKLPAIILSIFFILALPTIAQAAILREGSTGTDVKTLQTEFNQEGYTVGPVDGIFGPKTKAGVLKFQTDQGLTTDGIAGPVTQAALDRRTKTQEIISTAKTYLGVKYVWGGTTPAGFDCSGFVQYVFKDQGIILPRVSKDQATVGTAIRYKDLQPGDLMFFSMNENGVVSHVGIYIGGGTFIGAENAGVRVVTLDQYWISRFVVARRDY; encoded by the coding sequence ATGAGAGTAAAACTTCCAGCGATTATATTGTCAATATTTTTTATACTAGCACTCCCAACCATAGCCCAGGCCGCAATACTCCGCGAGGGATCAACCGGAACTGACGTCAAAACGCTTCAAACGGAGTTCAACCAAGAGGGCTATACGGTTGGCCCTGTTGACGGTATATTCGGACCTAAAACCAAAGCAGGAGTGCTTAAGTTTCAAACGGACCAGGGATTGACTACCGACGGGATCGCCGGGCCAGTAACACAGGCCGCATTAGATCGTCGAACTAAAACTCAAGAAATAATTTCTACCGCGAAAACGTACCTGGGCGTTAAATACGTCTGGGGCGGCACAACTCCGGCAGGGTTCGACTGCTCAGGTTTTGTTCAGTATGTGTTCAAGGACCAAGGGATCATCCTCCCAAGAGTATCCAAAGACCAGGCCACAGTCGGAACTGCAATAAGATACAAGGACCTCCAGCCGGGAGATTTAATGTTCTTCTCAATGAATGAGAACGGGGTTGTTTCCCACGTTGGAATCTACATCGGCGGGGGTACTTTTATCGGGGCAGAAAACGCCGGGGTCAGGGTCGTCACCCTTGATCAATACTGGATTTCGCGGTTCGTTGTGGCCAGAAGAGATTACTAA